From a region of the Vanessa atalanta chromosome 13, ilVanAtal1.2, whole genome shotgun sequence genome:
- the LOC125068431 gene encoding serine--pyruvate aminotransferase, mitochondrial, which translates to MFASHMIVPVPKIEDRVFKKPLLCGPGPCDLWPSVAEAVTRPVLSPICDEFFNVLADIRAGLKYLFQTKSNLVLAVSGSGNAGIETVITNLVAPGETLLIATRGIWDERAYDMAKRQGINAVQFRIPFYTTFSLEQIERELQKLKPTALFITHGDSSTGTVQNLVGLGDLCHKYGTLLIIDTVVSIAAEPFFMDEWGVDALYTSTQKALGGPAGISPVAFSKRAEEKIKNRKHDPPFYFDIKLLAQQWNCYGNTRMYHHTMSPPLIWALRCCLMEVCKITLPKFWERHVQTTAQFHKRLQEYGFKFLIPKPEDRLVTVTTVVLPSGYDYMEFVKYLRAKHNILIFGGLGPTAGKALRVGIMGVNSSIEIADTVADAMADTLRALTKSSL; encoded by the exons ATGTTTGCGTCACATATGATCGTGCCAGTACCGAAGATAGAAGATCGTGTTTTCAAAAAGCCGCTTTTATGCGGACCGGGCCCGTGCGACTTGTGGCCTTCGGTCGCTGAAGCTGTCACTAGACCAGTTCTATCACCCATTTGTGACGAATTCTTCAAT GTGTTGGCGGACATTCGAGCCGGACTGAAGTATCTGTTCCAAACTAAAAGCAATCTTGTGTTGGCTGTCAGTGGATCTGGAAACGCAGGCATCGAGACTGTTATCACAAATCTCGTAGCACCAGGAGAGACTCTGTTGATCGCGACGAGGGGCATTTGGGACGAACGAGCCTACGATATGGCTAAAAGACAAG GAATAAACGCAGTACAATTTCGGATCCCTTTCTACACGACATTCAGCTTGGAACAGATCGAGAGAGAGCTGCAGAAATTAAAGCCAACAGCCCTTTTCATTACTCATGGGGATTCCTCAACGGGGACCGTTCAGAATTTGGTGGGACTTGGAGATCTGTGCCACAA ATATGGAACTCTCCTAATAATTGATACCGTAGTATCAATAGCCGCAGAACCTTTCTTTATGGACGAATGGGGTGTGGACGCCCTGTACACGTCAACCCAAAAGGCACTCGGTGGACCGGCTGGCATCTCCCCGGTAGCGTTTAGCAAGCGAGCCGA agAGAAAATAAAGAACAGAAAACATGATCCGCCTTTTTATTTCGACATCAAGTTGTTGGCGCAACAATGGAACTGCTACGGTAACACAAGAAT gtACCACCACACCATGAGTCCGCCACTGATTTGGGCACTCAGATGCTGCTTGATGGAAGTTTGCAAGATAACACTTCCAAAGTTTTGGGAACGCCACGTCCAAACCACAGCTCAATTTCACAAACGATTGCAGGAATATGGATTTAAGTTCCTGATACCCAAGCCGGAAGATCGGTTGGTTACTGTAACCACTGTAGTCTTACCGTCTGGTTACGATTACATGGAATTTGTCAAGTATCTTAGAGCAAA ACACAATATCTTGATATTTGGTGGCCTCGGACCCACTGCAGGTAAAGCCTTACGCGTCGGTATCATGGGTGTCAACTCTTCTATAGAAATTGCAGACACTGTTGCAGATGCCATGGCGGATACATTGAGGGCCCTTACTAAATCATCATTATAA